In Alteribacillus bidgolensis, a genomic segment contains:
- a CDS encoding SHOCT domain-containing protein: MMSMMNGGMMISNLLAIVLVGLLIYGLLSLVIKPFEKRKDSSLELLRERFASGEIDEEEYQRRKEFLKKE, from the coding sequence ATGATGTCGATGATGAATGGCGGGATGATGATATCCAATCTACTTGCTATTGTGCTGGTGGGACTTCTTATTTACGGACTGTTGAGTCTGGTGATCAAACCGTTTGAAAAGAGAAAAGATTCCTCCCTCGAACTCCTTCGAGAACGTTTTGCTTCGGGGGAGATTGATGAAGAAGAATACCAACGAAGAAAAGAGTTCTTAAAAAAAGAATAG
- the resA gene encoding thiol-disulfide oxidoreductase ResA, with protein MNKNRRRLYIRSSILGVIAVLIGYVFYSNFTGEDTLVKEGETAPNFKLRTLEGGTVELEDYRGQGVFLNFWGTYCPPCEKEFPYIENQYADYKEKGVEVLAVNVGESDLVVKRFVDRHSLSFPILMDEQKAVLDRYGVGPLPSTFLINKEGEVIDILTGGMTEEDIQEYMERIKPS; from the coding sequence ATGAATAAAAATCGCCGCCGTCTGTACATCCGTTCGAGTATTTTAGGAGTGATTGCCGTGCTCATCGGTTACGTGTTCTATTCCAATTTTACCGGGGAAGACACTTTGGTAAAAGAAGGCGAAACAGCTCCGAATTTTAAACTGCGGACCCTGGAAGGAGGAACAGTAGAATTAGAAGATTACCGTGGGCAGGGTGTCTTTTTGAATTTTTGGGGAACCTACTGTCCACCCTGTGAAAAAGAATTTCCCTATATTGAAAATCAGTATGCGGATTATAAAGAAAAAGGGGTAGAAGTGCTAGCTGTCAACGTCGGGGAATCTGATCTGGTGGTAAAGCGCTTTGTTGATCGACACAGTTTATCCTTTCCGATTCTGATGGATGAACAGAAAGCAGTCCTTGACCGGTACGGTGTCGGCCCTTTACCCTCCACTTTTTTGATTAATAAAGAGGGAGAAGTCATCGATATCCTGACAGGCGGTATGACGGAAGAAGATATTCAAGAGTATATGGAACGGATCAAGCCTTCCTAA
- a CDS encoding RnfABCDGE type electron transport complex subunit D → MIRDPRSLQIIILTFFTLLGQLYLKFQVTPLQIIVTLITCTVLELLLTYMKDGNIGFPKSAIITGLSIALLLRADTFIPFLIVSFVAIGSKHLLQYKGNHIFNPSNIGIVAIILLFPKTVATAPLQWGFYVALLFIIAIVGTYMVYKVKRFSTILSFLGGFTVAGSARVFFWDQSFRTIFNEFMWGGLLIFTFFMITDPKTSPKSTKGQISYGLVIAILGQIMIHVEVNGALFISLALICLGRFLWIWGKDRWNREYQTLDEPNNLTP, encoded by the coding sequence ATGATTCGCGATCCAAGAAGTTTACAGATTATCATTTTGACGTTTTTTACTTTATTGGGGCAATTATACTTGAAGTTTCAAGTAACTCCTTTACAAATCATCGTGACCTTGATTACGTGTACGGTTTTGGAACTGCTGCTCACCTATATGAAGGACGGTAATATTGGATTTCCAAAAAGTGCAATAATTACAGGATTAAGTATAGCTCTCCTGCTGCGAGCAGACACTTTTATTCCATTTTTGATCGTTTCTTTTGTGGCAATAGGTTCAAAACACTTGCTTCAGTATAAAGGGAATCACATTTTTAACCCTTCCAATATTGGGATTGTAGCTATTATCCTTTTATTTCCAAAAACGGTTGCTACAGCTCCTTTGCAATGGGGGTTTTATGTAGCTTTATTATTTATTATAGCTATTGTTGGAACGTATATGGTTTATAAAGTGAAACGATTCTCTACTATTCTTTCTTTTCTAGGTGGGTTTACCGTTGCTGGCTCCGCGCGAGTTTTTTTCTGGGATCAATCATTCCGTACTATCTTTAATGAGTTTATGTGGGGCGGATTATTAATTTTTACGTTTTTTATGATTACAGATCCGAAAACTTCCCCGAAAAGTACAAAAGGTCAAATCAGTTATGGGTTAGTCATAGCAATACTGGGACAGATTATGATTCATGTGGAAGTTAATGGTGCTTTATTTATAAGTTTAGCTCTCATTTGTTTAGGAAGGTTCTTATGGATATGGGGTAAGGATCGTTGGAACAGAGAGTACCAAACCCTTGATGAACCCAATAATTTAACTCCTTAA
- a CDS encoding F510_1955 family glycosylhydrolase, whose translation MKKFHSPKKNTLKHYKWPLFIFAASIFLLSGCNSNADSIDSEDIEFPHMHGIGFTEDGEQAYVPAHDGLRVLEDGEWKMAEGERHDYMGFSMVDDGFYSSGHPSASSDYGNPFGIIKSTDNGKSLEILDLYEEIDFHHMDVGYNTHTIFVFNPEPNSRMEAPGLYYSTDETETWERSALQGIQEEMTSLAAHPTKEKVLAIGTKSDVYLSEDFGDMFEPLGVDTRITDVLFGHDGSLFAAGTGESVQLLQIDPETRNIDEWQLPELETDNSILYIAQNPAEENTVVFVTEQKDIYYTENSGETWNLLAEKGESTL comes from the coding sequence ATGAAAAAATTTCATTCTCCTAAAAAAAATACATTGAAACATTATAAATGGCCTTTGTTCATCTTTGCCGCTTCTATTTTTCTTTTGAGCGGATGTAATAGCAATGCCGACAGCATTGATAGTGAGGATATTGAATTCCCTCATATGCATGGGATAGGTTTTACTGAGGATGGTGAACAGGCTTACGTTCCCGCTCATGACGGACTTCGAGTGTTGGAAGACGGTGAATGGAAAATGGCGGAAGGAGAAAGACATGACTATATGGGATTTTCTATGGTCGATGATGGGTTTTACAGCAGTGGACACCCATCGGCAAGCTCAGATTATGGCAATCCTTTTGGTATTATAAAAAGCACGGATAATGGGAAATCCCTAGAAATATTAGACCTGTACGAAGAAATTGATTTTCATCATATGGATGTGGGATACAACACCCATACCATTTTTGTGTTTAACCCCGAACCCAACTCTAGAATGGAGGCCCCTGGTCTTTATTACAGCACCGATGAAACCGAAACATGGGAGCGTTCCGCCCTACAGGGAATCCAAGAAGAAATGACCAGTCTCGCCGCCCATCCAACAAAGGAAAAAGTCCTCGCCATTGGCACGAAAAGTGATGTCTACTTGTCTGAGGATTTTGGCGATATGTTTGAACCGCTGGGAGTGGATACAAGAATTACAGATGTTTTGTTTGGTCATGACGGAAGCCTATTTGCAGCCGGAACGGGGGAGAGCGTGCAATTGCTACAGATAGATCCAGAGACGAGAAATATCGATGAATGGCAGCTTCCAGAGCTAGAAACAGATAATTCTATTTTGTATATTGCTCAGAATCCTGCTGAGGAAAATACGGTCGTGTTTGTGACCGAGCAAAAAGACATTTATTATACCGAAAATAGCGGAGAAACATGGAACCTGTTAGCGGAAAAAGGAGAAAGCACTCTATAA
- a CDS encoding class I SAM-dependent methyltransferase: MSTWFSKLYDPLMSPLEKKRLGIIRNRLVSQQRGVILEIGSGTGVNFGYYQQAAKVVAVEPDSGMRELSSNKTKKAKVPVELVAASGESLPFEDNTFDAAVGTLVLCTIPDPVRALQEIRRVCKPNAPLLFFEHVRVDRPLLGRFQDWLTPVWKQLCDGCHLNRNTLMLMEQSGIKIIDVEKHFYDIFLRIEAINQKGEIMKS; the protein is encoded by the coding sequence ATGAGTACATGGTTTTCGAAATTATATGATCCATTAATGAGTCCGCTTGAGAAAAAGCGACTTGGTATAATTCGCAACCGTCTTGTTTCCCAGCAACGAGGAGTTATTCTTGAAATAGGATCGGGAACAGGAGTGAATTTTGGCTATTATCAACAGGCAGCAAAGGTGGTCGCCGTTGAGCCAGACTCCGGGATGAGGGAACTGTCATCCAACAAGACGAAAAAAGCCAAAGTACCAGTGGAGCTAGTGGCGGCCTCGGGAGAATCCCTGCCATTTGAAGACAATACGTTCGATGCTGCTGTTGGAACGCTGGTTTTGTGTACGATTCCCGATCCAGTACGTGCTCTTCAAGAGATCCGGCGTGTCTGTAAGCCAAATGCTCCCCTTCTGTTTTTTGAGCATGTACGGGTAGATCGGCCTCTCCTTGGACGGTTTCAGGATTGGCTGACACCCGTCTGGAAACAACTGTGCGATGGCTGCCACTTAAACCGCAATACACTGATGCTTATGGAACAAAGTGGAATAAAGATCATTGATGTGGAGAAACATTTTTATGATATTTTTCTTAGGATTGAAGCGATAAATCAAAAGGGAGAAATCATGAAAAGTTAG
- a CDS encoding cytochrome c biogenesis CcdA family protein — translation MNDITIWLALGAGILSFLSPCVFPLVPAYLAQLTGTSVADDAIQADQRLIILRSLGFILGITIIFMLLGASSTFVGQLFSQYNNLVAQLGGIIIVLFGLQMTGLLTIQSLMTEKRVHSKSKKANSFGGSVLFGLLFAAGWSPCVGLVLGSILALAGQSETMAAGMGMLFIYSMGMGLPFLLVAIFYSKSLHKLRRFHKLMPRMQKAGGVVMIIMGVMLFLGYFQMISSYLAQYIPWNI, via the coding sequence ATGAATGACATAACGATTTGGCTGGCATTAGGGGCAGGGATTCTTTCCTTTTTATCCCCATGTGTTTTTCCGCTCGTTCCGGCTTATTTAGCACAATTGACCGGTACTTCGGTAGCAGATGATGCCATTCAAGCTGATCAGCGTCTTATTATTCTAAGAAGCCTCGGTTTTATATTGGGAATCACCATCATTTTTATGCTGCTCGGTGCTTCTTCCACGTTTGTCGGCCAGTTGTTCAGCCAATACAACAACCTGGTGGCACAACTCGGAGGAATTATTATCGTTCTCTTTGGTCTGCAGATGACCGGCTTGTTAACCATTCAAAGTTTAATGACCGAAAAAAGGGTACACTCCAAATCAAAGAAAGCCAACAGTTTTGGCGGCTCTGTTTTATTTGGCCTTCTTTTTGCCGCAGGCTGGTCTCCATGCGTAGGCTTAGTCCTTGGTTCAATTCTCGCGTTAGCCGGACAAAGTGAAACAATGGCCGCGGGGATGGGGATGCTTTTTATTTATTCCATGGGAATGGGCTTACCGTTTTTGCTCGTGGCTATTTTTTACTCCAAGTCCCTGCATAAACTAAGACGATTCCATAAGCTCATGCCCCGTATGCAGAAAGCTGGCGGAGTGGTTATGATTATAATGGGAGTCATGCTGTTCCTTGGGTATTTTCAAATGATCTCCAGCTATTTGGCACAATATATCCCTTGGAATATTTGA
- a CDS encoding peroxiredoxin: MADFTPVCTTEFVAFQEIYLQLRNRNCELLGLSVDSLPAHIAWIRNIEEKQGVKIEFPVIADLSKEVAQKYGMIHPGESITETNRAVFVIDDKQVIRALIYYPLTTSRSMEEILRLVEAIQTTDQHQVATPANWKQGEKVVVPPPASQQSAEERVKDESLEVTDWYLSKKDL; the protein is encoded by the coding sequence ATGGCAGATTTTACACCGGTTTGTACAACCGAATTTGTTGCTTTTCAGGAGATTTATCTGCAATTAAGAAATCGGAATTGCGAATTACTCGGGTTAAGTGTTGATAGTTTGCCAGCGCATATTGCCTGGATCCGTAACATTGAAGAAAAACAGGGAGTGAAGATCGAGTTTCCGGTCATTGCAGATTTAAGTAAAGAGGTCGCCCAAAAATACGGCATGATCCACCCCGGGGAAAGCATCACTGAAACAAATAGGGCTGTTTTTGTTATAGATGACAAGCAAGTGATTCGAGCACTAATCTACTATCCGTTAACAACGAGTCGGAGCATGGAGGAAATTCTTCGGTTAGTTGAAGCCATTCAAACAACGGATCAACATCAAGTAGCAACACCTGCGAATTGGAAACAAGGAGAAAAAGTGGTCGTCCCACCCCCTGCTTCCCAGCAGTCGGCCGAAGAGAGAGTAAAAGATGAAAGTTTAGAAGTCACCGATTGGTATTTGAGTAAAAAAGATTTATAA
- a CDS encoding cytochrome c oxidase assembly protein, with protein sequence MERLFDSFSFWTLWTPEIIVVLLGIAFFFYWITVKWRHKFIGAEDVPLHQKIYFGLALISLYLGLGSPLYTAGHSIFTLHMTQMVLVYYVAIPLLILAIPKWLLYSVLHKWKRKSLRSYRILMSPIMGLIGFNTLFSIYHLPLVFDFMMQASVLPNFYQAVLFAGAWLMWWHILDPAPIEDFYLSDLRRIGYIFLNGILITPACALMIFAGSPMYETYTNPNMMMHGGDVALSFLSDYRDQQLAGIVMKICQEIIFGFAMGYVFKQWVSKEKQQDGELTISDIPTKSYEIKPK encoded by the coding sequence ATGGAAAGACTTTTTGATTCATTTTCGTTTTGGACATTGTGGACACCTGAAATAATTGTTGTTCTATTAGGAATTGCTTTCTTTTTTTACTGGATCACTGTTAAATGGCGCCATAAATTTATTGGGGCAGAAGACGTCCCTTTGCATCAAAAAATATATTTTGGACTAGCTCTTATATCGTTATACCTAGGATTAGGAAGTCCTCTTTATACCGCTGGACACTCCATTTTTACTTTGCACATGACTCAAATGGTACTGGTTTACTATGTGGCTATCCCGCTACTTATCTTGGCTATACCAAAATGGTTATTATATTCTGTACTTCATAAATGGAAACGAAAATCTTTGAGATCGTATCGTATTTTAATGAGTCCTATTATGGGTTTAATTGGATTTAATACTCTATTTTCCATTTACCATCTCCCTTTGGTATTTGATTTTATGATGCAGGCATCAGTACTACCTAACTTTTACCAGGCCGTTTTGTTTGCTGGAGCTTGGCTTATGTGGTGGCATATCCTGGATCCAGCACCTATAGAAGATTTTTATTTATCCGATTTACGACGTATTGGTTATATCTTTTTAAACGGTATTCTCATTACTCCTGCTTGTGCCTTAATGATATTTGCAGGCAGTCCTATGTATGAAACATATACAAACCCAAACATGATGATGCACGGAGGAGACGTAGCACTATCTTTTCTCAGTGATTATCGAGATCAACAGCTAGCAGGTATTGTGATGAAGATTTGCCAGGAAATCATTTTTGGTTTTGCCATGGGTTATGTTTTTAAACAGTGGGTTTCAAAAGAAAAACAACAGGATGGAGAACTAACTATTAGTGATATTCCGACTAAAAGCTATGAAATAAAACCTAAATAG
- a CDS encoding peroxiredoxin family protein, which produces MKNKKNKNKKATRKNTERKKKPTKTLWFAGSIIVIILAALFVIQMTVEEDKNVAGLPAGTTAPNFTLSSTEGEFSLSDYKDKNVVIYFYEGNTUGTCIDQLVELNENLSSLEEENAVVVGAVTDPLEQSKAIAEEYNIDFPITYDVDHKVGSKYGVHNVPGGMDMGPVNTHSIFVIDEQGTVRWHDISPHEMYVPLESILEELKKL; this is translated from the coding sequence ATGAAAAATAAAAAGAACAAAAATAAGAAAGCAACACGAAAGAATACCGAAAGGAAGAAAAAGCCAACTAAAACGTTATGGTTTGCAGGCAGTATTATAGTCATTATTCTTGCAGCTCTTTTTGTTATACAAATGACAGTAGAAGAAGATAAAAATGTTGCTGGACTTCCTGCAGGGACCACAGCTCCTAATTTTACTCTTTCGTCCACCGAGGGAGAATTCTCACTGTCAGATTATAAAGATAAAAACGTCGTTATTTATTTTTATGAAGGAAACACCTGAGGAACCTGTATTGATCAACTCGTGGAGTTGAATGAGAATTTATCGTCGCTTGAGGAAGAAAATGCTGTTGTAGTTGGTGCGGTTACCGATCCATTAGAACAGTCTAAGGCCATTGCGGAAGAATATAATATCGATTTTCCCATCACATATGATGTCGATCATAAAGTTGGCAGTAAATATGGTGTTCATAATGTCCCAGGAGGCATGGATATGGGGCCAGTGAATACACATTCTATTTTTGTCATTGATGAACAGGGAACGGTACGCTGGCATGACATTTCACCACATGAAATGTATGTCCCGTTAGAATCAATTTTAGAGGAATTGAAAAAATTATGA